The genomic DNA TTTAGTAGATGAAGTAAAAGCAGAGTTACTTCAAAACATAGATAATTTAAGTACAGATATTAATATTAGAATTACTGAACTTGAAAATTCACTAGACGATAAAGCAAACACTTTAGACGAAAAAAAATTAGACCGCAAAGTTTTTGGCGATTTACTAATTAAACTAGGCGAGAAAATAAGTAACTAACCTGATTCTCGCGCCATGAATCAAGACGAAAAACTTAATATTTTAAAAGACATCTTACTAACAGATGAGCGAGAATATGCCCAAAAAGTAGAAGAAAAACTTAAGGTTGTAGAAGAAATTATTAATAAACAAAACAAACTCTCTGAGCGTGTTAACCCTATTATTGACGATAAACTAAACAACTTTATTATAGAAATCCCTAAAACTCTTGGCCCAACAATTACCGAAGCTTTAAAAACCGAAATTAAAAACTCTCAAGACGCTGTAGTAGAAGCATTATTTCCCATAATAGGAAAAATGATTAAAAAATATGTACAGCACGAAATGCAAAAACTATCAGACGAGATTAACTCTAAAATGAATAAAGCATTTTCTTTTGAAGGTTTAAAAAGAAGGTTTCGATCTAAAAAAACAGGTGTAAGCGAAGGTGATTTAATTTTACAAGAACTAGCTAAACCTATAGTAGAGCAAATTATGGTAATAGAAAAGGGTTCTGGTATAATAATATCAGAATATTCTAAAACTAAATCAATAGATGATGATATGGTTGCAGGAATGCTAACAGCCATTAAAAGTTTTGCAGAAGATGCCTTTGAAAAAAGTGACCAAGAATTGCAATATATAGAATATAATAATTTTCATATTCACCTACAAAACTTCTCTGCTTATTACATAGCTGTTGTAATTTCTGGCGCATATAATGTTATGTTTAAAGACAAATTAGAAGACAAACTTTTGGACTTCGCACAAAATCACATAAACAAAGAAGATTTAAAAGACAATGATTCTTTTTCTAAGAAATTAAAAGTATATTTCGGCAATGAAAATCTCTAAAAAAATAGTACTATTAGGCCACTTTGGAGTAGGTAAATCTTCTTTAATTAGACGTTTTGTTGAAAATACTTTTACCGAAGATTACAAAGTAACAATAGGCGTACATATATTTAAAAAAAACGTAACAGTTCCAGAAAAAAATACAGATGTATCTTTAGTAATTTGGGACTTAGAAGGAAACGACGATATTACAAATACTAGATTATCCTATTTACTAGGTACCAATGCCTTTATTTACGTTTACGATTTAACAAGACCTGCAACATACAAGAATATTAAATCTGAAATTGAATTCTTGCAAAAACAGCAACCAAAAACACCAGTTACAATTGTTGGAAATAAAGAAGACTTGGTTACAAAGTCATTTATTAAGCAGAACAACGATGAATTTGGCAGTTTAACGGATTTGTATGTAAGTGCAAAAACAGGAAATAAGGTTGATATTCTTTTTTCTAAATTAGCAGAGTCGCTTATATAAGTAAGCAAAAACCAGCTAATTATATGTTAGAAGAGTATAAAAAAAAGTATACAAAAGTTTTAGTTCAGCACTTAGTAGTTGATCTTAATGGTGAGGTTTTAGAAACAGACAGTACGCTCTTTCCTGTATCTAACAAAGAAAATATTGTAGATATACATCCCTTTTTTGAAACCGTATTTCCTTTATTAGAAACCAAAAACGAAACTTTTACTTTTTCGTGTATACATTTAAACATAGCAAATTTTAAAGCTACTGTAGACATTATACTTAAAACCTTTTCAAACAATACAAAACCCCTATTAATTATTCATGATTTAACAAATCACTACAATAATTATCAAACAACAGCACAAGTAAGAAATGAGTCTGTAATAAACTCTCAAATACTTGAACTTAAAAACACTTATTTAAAAGAAAAAGAAGCATTTAAAAATACATTTATTGCTAACTTTAGTCATGAACTTAGAGATCCATTAACAGGAATTTTAACGTTTTCAGATATTTTAAGTAAAACACAATTAGATCCTCAACAAAAAGATTATATACAAATACTAAATTCTTCTTCTAGTTTTTTAAAACAAATGATTGATGATATTTTAGATATCTCAAAAATAGAAGCAGGCAAATTAGAACTTACAATAGACCCTTTTAATTTAAAAGAACTACTTGAAGAAATTAAATTAAACTACATAATAAAAGCACAACAAAAAAGTATTGACTTTAACTATAAGTTTGATGAAAACCTACCAGAAATTGTAGGTGGTGATTCTAAACGTTTAAGACAGGTAATCACTAATTTATTAGACAATGCAATTAAATTTACACATACAGGTAGTGTAACACTAGCAGTATCTTTAAACCAAATTAGAGCACAAAAAGCAAGTATTCATTTTGAAATTAAAGACACAGGAATAGGTATTAAAGAGGAACATTTTAATGACATATTTTCAAGTTTCACGCAAGTAAATGAAAATGACAATTATAAAGGTACCGGCTTAGGTCTTGCTATTGTTAAACATTTAGTAGAACTCTCTAATAGTAAAATTAATGTAGAATCTAAACTTGGAAAAGGCTCTACCTTTTCAACCAACATTAATTTTTTATCAAACTCAAGTTTAAAACTTCCAAAAAAAGGAAAAACCACAGATATTGTTTTCGATACTAATAAAAAATACAACATTCTATTAGTTGAAGATTCAGAAATAACACAACTATCTGTGCTAAAAATATTAGCAACAAAAGGTCAGTTTTTTCTTGACATTGCTACCAAGCCTGAAGAAGTAATATCTAGAATTTCTACATTCGAAAACGAAATAGATTTGGTATTAATGGATATTAAATTAAAAGAACATAATGGAGACGAAATTGCTAAACAAATTAGAAGTCTTCCAGAACGTCAACATAGAAAAATTCCTATAATAGCCATGACAGCTAAGGTTTTTAAAGAAGACCTTAAACGTTATAAAAAAGCAGGCATAAATGATATTTTAAAAAAACCTTTTAACGAAAGGCAATTATTAAAAAAAATATCTCAACACTTAAATTAAGTATAAGTTAATAAAACAATACTTGCTATAACATCAGTCTTCTATACTTAAAAAAATTGTATCTTTAGTTTACAAAACGTTTTATCCCAAATGTATGCTTAAAGATTATAACACTTCCTATAAAGAATCTACAAACCAAATATTAATTGTAGACAAAAATGGATTAGTTATAGATTGTGATTCTCAATTATTTGAAAATTCAAAAGGAAAAAAATTAAACAACTTACATCCTTTTTTTATAAGCATAACCAACCTATTAAATACACCTAATAAAACTTATAATTTTGAGTGCATAAATCTAAAATTAAACAATTTAAACCATTCGGTAGACCTTACTTTACATACAAACAAAAAAAATGAAAATGCAGTAATAGTAATTCAAAACCTAACAACACAGTATATTAGATATCAAAAAGTAGCACAAAATAGAAATGAAGCTGAAATAAAATCTCAAGTATTAGATTTTAACAACAAACTTCTACTAGAAAAAGAAGCTTTTAAAGATAATTTTATAGCCAATTTTAGTCATCAAATAAAACTACCACTAATTAGTATTGATGGTTTTGTAACCCAATTAGAAGAAAGTAATCTTGAACAAAACCAACGCTATAATTTAAAAATTATAAAAAGTACTAATGGCAGATTAAAAACAATGATTAACGATATTTTAGACATTTCTAAAATTGAAGCAAATCACTTTAAAGCCTATAAAATTAGATATAATTTAATACAAGAACTCAATATTTTAGCCGAAATTTACAGTAAAAAATGTGAAGAAAAAGGACTAAAATTTGTTATAAATATAGACAAAAACTGTCCTAAATATGTAATTGCAGATAAGTTTAGGCTAGCACAAATAGCCAGCAATTTAATAGGAAATGCTATAAAATTTACAACAAACGGCAACGTAACTATAGATGTTAAAACTATAAAACAAAATAAAAACAAAGCCACTATACTATTTACTATAACAGACACTGGCATTGGTATAGAAAAAAACCATTTAGAAAATATATACAAAAGCTTTTACCAAATAAATAATAACATAAACAATGATGGCTCAGGATTAGGTTTAGCAATAACCAAAAACCTAATTAAAGCCCTAAATGGAACTATAAATATAAAAAGTAAACCAGAAATTGGAACCACAGCCAAAGTAACATTAGATTTTAAAATTGCCGATAATCAAGAAAATGAAAAATCTAAAACAAATATTAAAAACACAGCAACAAGTAATGCACCAAAAATTCTAATTGCAGAACCCTTACAAAAAGAACAAAACCTTTTAGTAAAACACCTAACAGCAAAACAACTATTTAATGTAGATGTCGTAGAAACAGGAGATGCCGTAATAGAAGCCCTACACAGTAAAATTTACGATACAGTAATTTTAAATATCAAACTACCAACAATGGATGGTTTAGATACAGCAAGATATATACGCCACTCAGATTTTTCACATTTTAACAACATACCAATTATAATTATTTCTAGTAAACCCTCAACACAAGAAGAGCAATACTGTAAAAACAAAAAAATAAATAGCTATATAGGAAGACCTTATAATAAAGCCGAACTCTTAAGAAAAGTTAAATACAATGTAAAAAAAAAGCAAGCCCAATAAAGCCTGCTTAATATTATTATAAAAAAATTGTGTTACCTGTTCATTAACTTAATTTCTTCAATAAAAGTATCTAAATCAACACCATTACTTACTAAAGTTAAAGCCTTATCAACAACATACTTAGTGTTTTCAGGGTTAAAACCTAAACCAACAGCAATCTTTCTTAATAAAATTTCTTCGTGATCACCTTTAATATGGTCAACATATACCATACGCGATAAATCATATAAACGCTCCAATCTACTATCGTAAGAATGTGGCGGATTAATTGGGTGAGACTGGTAATCTTCTAAAATCTTAGCATAATCACCTTCGCCAATATCTAAATTACGTGCCAAACGGTCTAAAAACTTTTTTTCATCCTCTGTAATAACACCATCATCCATTGCTACTCTAACTATAGAAGCAAAATGGTCCTCGTTGCGCTTTTTAAAACCGCTATCAAATAAATCTGCAAATGACATATATTTCTTTTAATATTTTAAGTGCCTCAAAGATAGACAAACTTAAAATGTTTTAAAATTAAAATTTTCTTTTTTTGGGCATTCATTTTACTTCCTTTAAAGAGAAGCAAAATACCGCGCTTTCACTCCTCGCTTCTGCCTAAAGGCAAGAGAGCTCAAACAAACCGTTCAATCACTAATGCAGTAACCAAATGCACTCTATATTTATAAATTTAAGTTAAAACCAGCAATTAAAAAGCCTCAATTACCAAATAATAATTCTAACACTTATATTTGTAGTATAACACAAAATAAGTGAGCAAAACATTAATCTCGCAAACCTATTTAAAGTCTTTGCAACTGCAAAAACTACAGGATTCTATTACCCAAAACGAAAATTTCGATAAAAACCAAGACAATACAAAATCTCATTTAAAAGGTTTAGTAGGTTCATCGCTATCGTTTGTAGTAAGCGAAAGTTTTAAAAACGCACAAAAACCTTTTTTATTAATATTTAACGATAAAGAAGAAGCCGCTTTTTATCTTAACGACTTCGAACAACTACTAAACTCTAAAGACGTTTTATTTTATCCTGGAAGCTACCGCAGGCCATACCAAATTGAAGAAACAGATAATGCAAACGTATTACTTCGGGCAGAAGTTTTAAATCGCATAAACTCGCAAAAAAAGCCCGCGATAATAGTAACATATCCAGATGCTTTATTCGAAAAAGTAGTAACACGTAAAGAACTAGAACGCAACACACTAAAAATAAATGTTGGAGACGATTTAAACATAGACTTTGTAAACGAAGTATTATTTGAGTATAAATTTAAACGTGTAGATTTTGTTACAGAACCAGGCGAATTTTCTGTACGTGGTGGTATTGTAGATGTATTCTCATTCTCTCATGATGAGCCATACCGTATAGAATTTTTTGGAGACGAAGTAGACAGTATTAGAACCTTCGATGTAGAAACACAACTCTCTAACGAGCAAATAAAAAAAATAGGAATAATCCCTAATGTAGAAAACAAGTTTTTAGAAGAGTCACGCGCAAGTTTCTTTAAATACATTGCTCAAAAAACAGTGGTGTACACTAAAAATGTAGACTTATTATTTTCAAGAATAGACAGCTTATTTAATAAAGCCGAAGAAGCCTTTAAAAACTTATCTTCAGATTTAAAACATGCAGAACCGCAAGAACTATTTTGCAACTCTACCCTATTAAAAAAACAACTATTAGAGTTTAATGTTGTAGAATTTGGTAACGATGCTTGGTTAAACCCATCGCAAAACATAAGCTTTAATACCACACCACAACCTGCATTTAACAAACAGTTTAACTTATTAATAGAAAACCTAAATAGTAACCACAATAACGGTTACAAAAACTATATAGCTTGTATTAGCGAACAACAAGCCAAACGCTTCCATGATATTTTTGATGATGTTGAAGGCCAAGTACATTACGAGACTATAATAATTTCCTTATACCAAGGTTTTATAGATCATGAAAATAAAATAGTTTGCTATACAGACCATCAAATTTTCGAACGCTACCATAAGTTTCATCTTAAAAATGGCTACGCAAAAAAACAAGCCATTACCTTAAAAGAACTTACAAACCTAGATATTGGCGATTATGTTACACATATAGATCATGGTATAGGAAAATTTGGCGGACTTAAAAAAATAGATGTAGAAGGTAAAAAACAAGAAGCCATAAAGCTTGTATATGGAGAGCGAGATATTTTATATTTAAGCATTCACTCTCTACATAAAATCACCAAATTTAACGGTAAAGATGGCAAACCACCTAAAGTTTATAAACTAGGAAGCAAAGCCTGGAAAACTTTAAAACAAAAAACCAAAGCCCGTGTAAAGCATATAGCTTTCAACTTAATAAAACTTTATGCAAAACGCAAGTTAGAAAAAGGCTATCAATACAATACAGATAGCTATTTGCAACATGAGCTAGAAGCCTCTTTTATATACGAAGATACGCCAGACCAAATAAAAGCCACGGCAGATATTAAAGCCGATATGGAGAGCGAACGCCCAATGGATCGTTTAATTTGTGGCGATGTAGGTTTTGGTAAAACCGAAGTTGCCATTCGTGCCGCCTTTAAAGCTGTAGATAATGGTAAACAGGTTGCCGTTTTAGTACCAACTACAATACTTGCGTTTCAACACCATAAAACCTTTAGCGAACGTTTAAAAGAATTTCCTGTAACTGTAGATTATCTTAACCGTTTTCGTACAGCAAAAGAGAAAAGAGAAACAATAGAAAAGCTTGAAAAAGGACATGTAGATATTATTATTGGTACACACCAATTAGTAAATAAAAAAGTAAAAT from Lacinutrix sp. 5H-3-7-4 includes the following:
- a CDS encoding Rab family GTPase, which gives rise to MKISKKIVLLGHFGVGKSSLIRRFVENTFTEDYKVTIGVHIFKKNVTVPEKNTDVSLVIWDLEGNDDITNTRLSYLLGTNAFIYVYDLTRPATYKNIKSEIEFLQKQQPKTPVTIVGNKEDLVTKSFIKQNNDEFGSLTDLYVSAKTGNKVDILFSKLAESLI
- a CDS encoding ATP-binding protein; the encoded protein is MLEEYKKKYTKVLVQHLVVDLNGEVLETDSTLFPVSNKENIVDIHPFFETVFPLLETKNETFTFSCIHLNIANFKATVDIILKTFSNNTKPLLIIHDLTNHYNNYQTTAQVRNESVINSQILELKNTYLKEKEAFKNTFIANFSHELRDPLTGILTFSDILSKTQLDPQQKDYIQILNSSSSFLKQMIDDILDISKIEAGKLELTIDPFNLKELLEEIKLNYIIKAQQKSIDFNYKFDENLPEIVGGDSKRLRQVITNLLDNAIKFTHTGSVTLAVSLNQIRAQKASIHFEIKDTGIGIKEEHFNDIFSSFTQVNENDNYKGTGLGLAIVKHLVELSNSKINVESKLGKGSTFSTNINFLSNSSLKLPKKGKTTDIVFDTNKKYNILLVEDSEITQLSVLKILATKGQFFLDIATKPEEVISRISTFENEIDLVLMDIKLKEHNGDEIAKQIRSLPERQHRKIPIIAMTAKVFKEDLKRYKKAGINDILKKPFNERQLLKKISQHLN
- a CDS encoding ATP-binding protein, with the protein product MLKDYNTSYKESTNQILIVDKNGLVIDCDSQLFENSKGKKLNNLHPFFISITNLLNTPNKTYNFECINLKLNNLNHSVDLTLHTNKKNENAVIVIQNLTTQYIRYQKVAQNRNEAEIKSQVLDFNNKLLLEKEAFKDNFIANFSHQIKLPLISIDGFVTQLEESNLEQNQRYNLKIIKSTNGRLKTMINDILDISKIEANHFKAYKIRYNLIQELNILAEIYSKKCEEKGLKFVINIDKNCPKYVIADKFRLAQIASNLIGNAIKFTTNGNVTIDVKTIKQNKNKATILFTITDTGIGIEKNHLENIYKSFYQINNNINNDGSGLGLAITKNLIKALNGTINIKSKPEIGTTAKVTLDFKIADNQENEKSKTNIKNTATSNAPKILIAEPLQKEQNLLVKHLTAKQLFNVDVVETGDAVIEALHSKIYDTVILNIKLPTMDGLDTARYIRHSDFSHFNNIPIIIISSKPSTQEEQYCKNKKINSYIGRPYNKAELLRKVKYNVKKKQAQ
- a CDS encoding TerB family tellurite resistance protein; the protein is MSFADLFDSGFKKRNEDHFASIVRVAMDDGVITEDEKKFLDRLARNLDIGEGDYAKILEDYQSHPINPPHSYDSRLERLYDLSRMVYVDHIKGDHEEILLRKIAVGLGFNPENTKYVVDKALTLVSNGVDLDTFIEEIKLMNR
- the mfd gene encoding transcription-repair coupling factor, producing the protein MSKTLISQTYLKSLQLQKLQDSITQNENFDKNQDNTKSHLKGLVGSSLSFVVSESFKNAQKPFLLIFNDKEEAAFYLNDFEQLLNSKDVLFYPGSYRRPYQIEETDNANVLLRAEVLNRINSQKKPAIIVTYPDALFEKVVTRKELERNTLKINVGDDLNIDFVNEVLFEYKFKRVDFVTEPGEFSVRGGIVDVFSFSHDEPYRIEFFGDEVDSIRTFDVETQLSNEQIKKIGIIPNVENKFLEESRASFFKYIAQKTVVYTKNVDLLFSRIDSLFNKAEEAFKNLSSDLKHAEPQELFCNSTLLKKQLLEFNVVEFGNDAWLNPSQNISFNTTPQPAFNKQFNLLIENLNSNHNNGYKNYIACISEQQAKRFHDIFDDVEGQVHYETIIISLYQGFIDHENKIVCYTDHQIFERYHKFHLKNGYAKKQAITLKELTNLDIGDYVTHIDHGIGKFGGLKKIDVEGKKQEAIKLVYGERDILYLSIHSLHKITKFNGKDGKPPKVYKLGSKAWKTLKQKTKARVKHIAFNLIKLYAKRKLEKGYQYNTDSYLQHELEASFIYEDTPDQIKATADIKADMESERPMDRLICGDVGFGKTEVAIRAAFKAVDNGKQVAVLVPTTILAFQHHKTFSERLKEFPVTVDYLNRFRTAKEKRETIEKLEKGHVDIIIGTHQLVNKKVKFKDLGLLIVDEEQKFGVAVKEKLKTLKDNVDVLTLTATPIPRTLQFSLMAARDLSVITTPPPNRFPIESNVIRFNEETIRDAVSYEIQRGGQIFFIHNRIENIKEVAGMLQRLVPDAKIGIGHGQLDGKKLEELMLAFINGDFDVLVSTTIIESGLDVPNANTIFINNANNFGLSDLHQMRGRVGRSNKKAFCYFITPGYDAMTPDARKRIQALEQFTALGSGFNIAMKDLEIRGAGDLLGGEQSGFINEIGFDTYQKILNEAIEELKETEFKDLYSEDINDKEYVKDITIDTDFELLFPDDYINNISERLNLYTQLNNFKTEEELEKFEIDLIDRFGELPTQVVDLLNSVRLKWLATKLGLEKVIMKKGKLVGYFINDQQSSFYQSGNFTKLLKYIQQNPMAGKMKEKQTRNGLRLLLTFDNIKTVDQALKALKPILA